The proteins below come from a single Malus domestica chromosome 03, GDT2T_hap1 genomic window:
- the LOC139194126 gene encoding uncharacterized protein isoform X2, producing the protein MTSSMSSIRPFGVRSASIKTNKKSKYNLPDGEEDDFEFQSLGALSERDDFEDDVQPADDDDATETTQTKTKLQEMGEMIVEILLIVIDALVSLYWKVKVGNMS; encoded by the exons ATGACGAGCTCAATGAGTTCGATAAGGCCATTCGGCGTGCGCAGCGCGAGCATC AAGACGAACAAGAAAAGCAAATATAACTTACcagatggagaagaagatgacTTTGAATTTCAAAGTCTTGGTGCATTATCTGAAAGGGATGATTTTGAGGATGATGTGCAGCCTGCTGATGACGACGATGCCACAGAAACCACTCAAACTAAGA CTAAGTTACAGGAGATGGGAGAGATGATAGTGGAAATCCTTTTGATTGTG ATTGATGCTTTAgtttctttgtattggaaggtGAAAGTTGGGAACATGAGTTGA
- the LOC139194126 gene encoding uncharacterized protein isoform X1, which produces MTSSMSSIRPFGVRSASIKRTRKANITYQMEKKMTLNFKVLVHYLKGMILRMMCSLLMTTMPQKPLKLRLAKLQEMGEMIVEILLIVIDALVSLYWKVKVGNMS; this is translated from the exons ATGACGAGCTCAATGAGTTCGATAAGGCCATTCGGCGTGCGCAGCGCGAGCATCAA ACGAACAAGAAAAGCAAATATAACTTACcagatggagaagaagatgacTTTGAATTTCAAAGTCTTGGTGCATTATCTGAAAGGGATGATTTTGAGGATGATGTGCAGCCTGCTGATGACGACGATGCCACAGAAACCACTCAAACTAAGA CTAGCTAAGTTACAGGAGATGGGAGAGATGATAGTGGAAATCCTTTTGATTGTG ATTGATGCTTTAgtttctttgtattggaaggtGAAAGTTGGGAACATGAGTTGA
- the LOC139194126 gene encoding uncharacterized protein isoform X4: MTSSMSSIRPFGVRSASIKTNKKSKYNLPDGEEDDFEFQSLGALSERDDFEDDVQPADDDDATETTQTKTKLQEMGEMIVEILLIVVKVGNMS; this comes from the exons ATGACGAGCTCAATGAGTTCGATAAGGCCATTCGGCGTGCGCAGCGCGAGCATC AAGACGAACAAGAAAAGCAAATATAACTTACcagatggagaagaagatgacTTTGAATTTCAAAGTCTTGGTGCATTATCTGAAAGGGATGATTTTGAGGATGATGTGCAGCCTGCTGATGACGACGATGCCACAGAAACCACTCAAACTAAGA CTAAGTTACAGGAGATGGGAGAGATGATAGTGGAAATCCTTTTGATTGTG gtGAAAGTTGGGAACATGAGTTGA
- the LOC139194126 gene encoding uncharacterized protein isoform X3, which produces MTSSMSSIRPFGVRSASIKRTRKANITYQMEKKMTLNFKVLVHYLKGMILRMMCSLLMTTMPQKPLKLRLAKLQEMGEMIVEILLIVVKVGNMS; this is translated from the exons ATGACGAGCTCAATGAGTTCGATAAGGCCATTCGGCGTGCGCAGCGCGAGCATCAA ACGAACAAGAAAAGCAAATATAACTTACcagatggagaagaagatgacTTTGAATTTCAAAGTCTTGGTGCATTATCTGAAAGGGATGATTTTGAGGATGATGTGCAGCCTGCTGATGACGACGATGCCACAGAAACCACTCAAACTAAGA CTAGCTAAGTTACAGGAGATGGGAGAGATGATAGTGGAAATCCTTTTGATTGTG gtGAAAGTTGGGAACATGAGTTGA